One window of the Bradyrhizobium sp. NP1 genome contains the following:
- a CDS encoding acyltransferase, with amino-acid sequence MTSISHSTVAANVGTAPRAKARNAALDRSRTFLTLVVLLHHAVIPYTHFGHTDPKSWIGFDMIVLATDSFFMAMFFFLSGLFVWSGLARKGPVNYLGDRLIRLGLPFVICAFTIIPLAYYAIELRQSPDVSFAEFWWKTVTVGPWPSGPVWFLWVLFAFDLVASLLYQLWPRLLDPINRLSLRGRDHPAQFFAVMLAVTAALYIPGRVYWGPGSWFEFGPFSVQHGRVLLYATYFFFGAAIGAQYLDRGLLAADGQLAKRTWPWTIPTLVPYCLMWVLIYIKREILGNPLRLPDWYEATYGLFFAAFSVAIMFTILAFFLRFKQSGRSILDPMQPDAYGMFLVHYPIVLWLQYWLFDFDISAIAKALVAFVLTVILSWAATAALRKIPGASHVL; translated from the coding sequence ATGACTTCAATCTCGCACTCGACCGTGGCCGCGAATGTTGGCACTGCGCCACGGGCCAAAGCGCGCAACGCAGCGCTCGATCGCTCCCGCACCTTCCTGACGCTGGTGGTGCTGCTGCATCACGCCGTCATTCCCTACACCCATTTCGGCCACACCGATCCCAAGTCGTGGATCGGCTTTGACATGATCGTTCTCGCCACCGACAGCTTCTTCATGGCGATGTTCTTCTTTCTGTCGGGACTGTTCGTGTGGTCGGGGCTTGCTCGCAAAGGACCCGTGAACTATTTGGGTGACCGCCTGATCAGGCTTGGATTGCCTTTCGTGATCTGCGCGTTCACGATCATTCCATTGGCCTATTACGCGATTGAACTGCGCCAATCGCCTGACGTGAGCTTTGCCGAGTTCTGGTGGAAAACGGTCACAGTCGGCCCCTGGCCGAGCGGCCCGGTCTGGTTTCTCTGGGTTTTGTTTGCCTTCGACTTGGTTGCGAGCCTCCTGTATCAGCTTTGGCCCCGGCTGCTTGATCCGATTAATCGCCTGTCGCTGCGCGGCCGTGACCATCCGGCCCAGTTCTTCGCGGTCATGCTTGCCGTCACTGCCGCGCTGTATATCCCGGGGCGAGTTTACTGGGGACCGGGCAGTTGGTTCGAGTTCGGTCCGTTCTCGGTTCAGCACGGCCGCGTGCTGCTCTATGCGACCTACTTCTTTTTTGGCGCAGCCATAGGCGCGCAGTATCTGGATCGCGGGTTGTTGGCAGCGGACGGCCAGCTCGCCAAGCGAACCTGGCCCTGGACGATTCCAACGCTCGTTCCCTATTGCCTCATGTGGGTGCTGATCTATATCAAGCGCGAAATACTGGGGAATCCGTTGCGGCTGCCGGATTGGTACGAGGCGACCTATGGCCTGTTCTTCGCGGCGTTCAGCGTCGCCATCATGTTTACGATCCTGGCCTTTTTCCTGAGATTCAAACAATCAGGCCGGAGCATACTCGACCCCATGCAGCCGGATGCCTATGGCATGTTCCTGGTCCACTATCCGATCGTGCTTTGGCTGCAATATTGGCTGTTCGACTTCGACATTTCCGCGATCGCCAAGGCCCTTGTTGCCTTCGTGCTCACCGTCATTCTGAGCTGGGCCGCGACAGCGGCGCTGCGCAAGATCCCTGGCGCGAGCCACGTTCTTTAG
- a CDS encoding SGNH/GDSL hydrolase family protein has translation MKSVAYSANVPFIDVWGLFGGTWNSRAMYDSLHPNRTGYGLIAGYARAAVLNPSARSLS, from the coding sequence ATGAAATCGGTGGCCTATTCCGCTAACGTGCCGTTTATTGACGTCTGGGGGCTGTTTGGCGGCACCTGGAATTCGCGCGCAATGTACGATTCACTTCATCCGAACCGGACCGGCTATGGGCTCATCGCGGGTTATGCAAGAGCCGCCGTTCTTAATCCTTCCGCACGCAGCTTGAGTTAG
- a CDS encoding glycosyl hydrolase family 17 protein, with protein sequence MARDSCGTGKADKPSPHGSSANPAAIDVAVRDAPGGWKPRTAAFTSVRETANALCRPFALLLVSLAIIAAVWWWLALPVTLVSAPIDPTKKLDCVSYAPFRYRQSPWNSRIIISPEQIAEDLADLAKISRCIRIYSVENGLDKVPELASKAGLKVILGVWIGRDHLKNALLIDSAVLQAKGYPGVVTAIIVGSEVLLRGEMTASQLRETIRSVKARVTIPVSYADAWEFWLRYPEVGSDVDFVTIHVLPYWEDLPVRAEDAAAHVDDVRKKMVLAFPGKEILIGETGWPSRGRMRKSAVPSRINQARFTSEVLDLARREDFRVNLFEAYDEPWKRQWEGTVGAHWGLFDAGTRGLKYSPGLAVSNYPFWKVQLVAGLAFGISVFVAAWLTLRLRLLAAGVAARWLAVATSATVGGILLGLSAEKMLCESYGFAGWLVQGLLLAVGIAAPFLCSNALMSGRPLPTLLEWFGPSDGRTRSLPTRILGFMFTVTTLVAAETAFVLVFDPRSRDFPFAGLTMAVVPIWTLTQLNPRKSEIRPFTEAMFAGLFLAAALYIAFNEGVRNWQSLWTSVMYFVLGTTLWPTRSVVVLSTLSSMPVVLWKMFGRERRALQPINVALVPELESSTGTASRSLRGNHPIKGRAR encoded by the coding sequence ATGGCACGCGACAGCTGCGGGACCGGCAAAGCTGACAAACCTTCTCCGCACGGGAGCAGCGCGAATCCGGCCGCCATCGATGTTGCCGTACGGGACGCCCCTGGCGGCTGGAAGCCGCGGACCGCGGCATTCACGTCAGTCAGAGAGACAGCAAATGCACTTTGCAGGCCGTTCGCACTTCTGCTTGTCTCCTTGGCCATAATTGCCGCGGTCTGGTGGTGGTTGGCCCTGCCTGTCACGCTGGTATCGGCGCCGATTGATCCCACCAAGAAACTGGATTGCGTGTCCTACGCGCCGTTTCGATACCGGCAGAGCCCGTGGAACTCCCGAATAATCATCAGTCCGGAACAGATCGCGGAAGATCTCGCCGATCTTGCCAAGATATCCAGATGTATCCGCATTTATTCAGTCGAGAACGGACTGGACAAGGTGCCCGAACTCGCCTCGAAGGCGGGTCTGAAGGTTATTCTCGGCGTTTGGATCGGACGCGATCATCTGAAAAACGCGCTTCTTATCGACAGCGCCGTATTGCAGGCTAAGGGTTATCCAGGCGTGGTTACGGCGATCATCGTCGGCAGCGAAGTGCTACTCCGGGGAGAAATGACCGCGTCGCAACTTCGGGAGACGATCCGCTCTGTCAAGGCTCGCGTCACTATTCCGGTGAGCTATGCCGATGCTTGGGAATTCTGGCTGCGCTACCCCGAGGTCGGCAGCGACGTCGATTTCGTGACAATTCACGTCCTGCCATATTGGGAAGACCTTCCAGTCCGCGCCGAAGACGCTGCGGCGCATGTGGATGATGTCCGTAAGAAAATGGTCCTTGCCTTCCCCGGCAAGGAGATCCTGATCGGTGAAACTGGGTGGCCAAGCCGAGGGCGCATGCGCAAAAGCGCGGTGCCATCTCGCATCAATCAGGCTCGTTTCACGTCCGAGGTCCTCGACCTGGCCAGACGAGAGGATTTCCGCGTCAATCTGTTCGAGGCCTATGACGAGCCCTGGAAGCGTCAGTGGGAAGGAACAGTGGGCGCCCACTGGGGCCTGTTCGATGCAGGGACTCGTGGGCTGAAATATTCACCTGGATTGGCCGTCAGCAACTATCCGTTCTGGAAGGTGCAACTGGTGGCCGGCCTCGCTTTCGGCATTTCCGTATTCGTAGCAGCGTGGTTGACGCTTCGGCTTCGGCTCTTGGCAGCAGGAGTCGCAGCACGGTGGCTTGCTGTGGCAACATCCGCCACAGTCGGCGGGATTCTGCTGGGCCTAAGCGCTGAGAAGATGCTTTGTGAGAGCTACGGCTTCGCCGGTTGGCTTGTCCAAGGACTGCTGCTTGCCGTAGGAATAGCCGCGCCCTTCCTGTGCTCCAATGCGTTGATGTCGGGGCGCCCGCTGCCGACCCTTCTGGAATGGTTCGGTCCGAGCGACGGCAGAACGCGATCGTTGCCCACGCGGATCCTCGGGTTCATGTTCACCGTCACCACTCTGGTCGCAGCAGAAACTGCGTTTGTCCTCGTATTCGACCCACGTTCGCGCGATTTTCCGTTTGCCGGCCTGACGATGGCGGTTGTGCCGATTTGGACTCTGACGCAGCTCAATCCTCGAAAATCGGAGATCCGCCCCTTCACTGAGGCCATGTTCGCGGGCCTGTTCCTAGCTGCTGCGCTCTATATCGCTTTCAACGAAGGGGTCCGCAACTGGCAGTCCTTGTGGACCTCAGTGATGTATTTCGTGTTAGGCACCACGCTGTGGCCGACGCGTTCGGTTGTCGTCCTCAGTACGCTATCGAGTATGCCCGTCGTCCTTTGGAAGATGTTCGGCAGGGAACGTCGCGCATTGCAGCCGATCAATGTCGCCTTAGTCCCCGAACTGGAATCGTCGACCGGCACAGCCAGTCGGTCGCTTCGCGGCAACCATCCCATCAAGGGGCGAGCGCGATAG